Proteins from one Rosa chinensis cultivar Old Blush chromosome 7, RchiOBHm-V2, whole genome shotgun sequence genomic window:
- the LOC112176269 gene encoding MA3 DOMAIN-CONTAINING TRANSLATION REGULATORY FACTOR 1, whose translation MASSEGFLTNEQRETLKVACQNVEVLSSSPKSPTSFLSEHHVKAPAGGKAPTAGIAVRHVRRTHSGKLVRVKKEGGGGKGTWGKLLDTDGESHIDRNDPNYDSGEEPYQLVGATVADPLDEYKKTVASIIEEYFSTDDVGQAASDLRELSSSQYHPYFIKRLVSMAMDRHDKEKEMASVLLSALYADVISPAQIQDGFYILLDSADDLAVDILDAVDILALFLARAVVDDILPPAFLTRAKKALPESSKGVQVIQTAEKSYLSAPHHAELVERRWGGSTHITVEEVKKKISDLLREYVESGDTLEACRCIRELGVSFYHHEVVKRALIIGMETRTTEPLITKLLKEAAEEGIISSSQMAKGFSRLAESLDDLSLDIPSAKTLFQSLVPKAISEGWLDDSFVESLGEDGEVQDGDERVRQYKKEIVSIIHEYFLSDDIPELIQSLEDLAVPEYNPIFLKKLITLAMDRKNREKEMASVLLSALHIEIFSTEDIVNGFVLLLESAEDTELDILDASNELALFLARAVIDDVLAPLNLEEIGSRLPPNCSATETVRMAQSLVSARHAGERLLRCWGGGTGWIVEDAKDKITKLLEEYESGGVVAEACQCIRDIGMPFFNHEVVKKALVMAMEKKNDSMLDLLQECFSEGLITINQLTKGFTRIKEGLDDLALDIPNAREKFSFYVEHAQEKGWLLPTFGSSAADGSH comes from the exons ATGGCATCGAGTGAGGGATTTTTGACGAATGAGCAGAGGGAAACATTAAAAGTTGCCTGCCAAAATGTGGAGGTTCTGTCATCGTCGCCAAAGTCCCCTACATCTTTCCTGTCTGAACATCATGTTAAAGCCCCTGCTGGTGGTAAGGCTCCAACAGCTGGGATAGCTGTGAGGCATGTGCGTCGGACACACTCAGGGAAGCTTGTGCGGGTTAAAAAGG AAGGAGGAGGTGGCAAGGGCACATGGGGAAAGCTGCTTGATACTGATGGTGAATCCCATATTGATCGTAATGACCCTAACTATGACAGTGGGGAG GAACCATACCAACTTGTTGGGGCAACTGTAGCGGATCCGTTGGATGAATACAAGAAAACTGTCGCTTCCATCATTGAGGAATACTTCAGCACTGATGATGTGGGACAGGCAGCATCTGACCTCAGAGAACTAAGCTCAAGTCAGTATCATCCTTACTTCATTAAGCGCCTTGTTTCCATGGCAATGGACAGGCATGATAAGGAGAAAGAGATGGCCTCAGTTTTGCTCTCAGCTTTGTATGCTGATGTCATCAGCCCTGCACAGATTCAAGATGGATTTTATATACTTCTTGATTCTGCTGATGACCTTGCAGTGGACATACTGGATGCAGTAGACATTCTTGCCTTGTTTCTTGCTCGTGCAGTGGTTGATGACATCCTTCCTCCGGCCTTCCTAACAAGGGCAAAGAAAGCACTCCCTGAATCGTCCAAGGGAGTTCAGGTAATTCAGACTGCAGAGAAGAGCTATCTTTCAGCTCCACACCATGCAGAACTTGTGGAGAGGAGGTGGGGCGGTAGTACTCACATAACTGTTGAAGAGGTGAAGAAAAAGATTTCTGATTTGTTGAGAGAATATGTGGAAAGTGGAGACACTCTTGAGGCCTGTAGGTGCATTAGGGAGTTGGGAGTTTCGTTCTATCATCATGAGGTTGTGAAAAGAGCTTTGATTATTGGCATGGAGACTCGGACAACTGAACCACTAATAACGAAGCTATTAAAGGAGGCAGCTGAGGAAGGCATTATTAGTTCCAGTCAGATGGCAAAGGGCTTTTCTCGTTTGGCAGAGAGCCTCGATGACCTTTCTCTTGACATTCCATCAGCAAAAACCTTGTTCCAGTCACTGGTCCCCAAGGCAATATCTGAAGGTTGGCTTGATGATTCATTTGTGGAATCCTTAGGTGAGGACGGTGAGGTGCAAGATGGAGATGAAAGGGTGAGGCAGTACAAGAAAGAGATTGTGTCCATAATTCACGAATACTTTCTCTCGGATGATATTCCCGAGCTCATTCAAAGCCTTGAAGATCTTGCGGTACCTGAGTATAATCCCATATTCTTGAAGAAGCTGATCACACTTGCAATGGATAGAAAGAACCGTGAAAAGGAAATGGCATCTGTTCTGCTTTCTGCCCTTCATATTGAGATCTTCTCAACTGAGGACATAGTTAATGGATTTGTCTTGCTTCTGGAATCTGCAGAGGACACAGAATTGGACATCTTGGATGCTTCAAATGAGCTTGCTCTCTTTCTGGCCAGGGCTGTGATTGATGATGTGTTGGCTCCGCTGAATTTGGAAGAAATTGGCAGCAGGTTGCCACCGAATTGCAGCGCAACTGAGACTGTGCGAATGGCTCAGTCACTGGTTTCTGCTCGTCATGCTGGTGAGAGGCTCCTGAGATGTTGGGGAGGTGGGACTGGCTGGATTGTGGAGGATGCAAAGGACAAGATCACAAAGCTCTTAGAGGAGTATGAAAGTGGGGGTGTCGTGGCTGAAGCCTGCCAGTGCATTCGTGATATCGGAATGCCTTTCTTTAACCATGAGGTGGTGAAGAAGGCGCTGGTTATggcaatggagaagaagaatgacAGTATGCTGGATCTGCTTCAGGAGTGCTTCAGCGAAGGACTCATCACAATCAACCAGCTGACCAAAGGCTTCACCCGGATCAAGGAAGGGCTAGATGACTTGGCTCTCGACATTCCAAatgcaagggagaagttcagctTCTACGTGGAGCACGCACAGGAGAAGGGTTGGCTTTTGCCGACCTTTGGTTCATCTGCCGCGGATGGTTCTCACTGA
- the LOC112176268 gene encoding pentatricopeptide repeat-containing protein At5g50280, chloroplastic, whose protein sequence is MALLRQQLRPPLPLPLIHSHTSTHHFPKPCLFVLSKTLRRFSLYSAPPTPTSSSSPSIFLPFLQDEEEAEEEEEDHEVEDEAEEEEDPDDPIVRFFKSRTSTQDPQREGKLSLQKNRRSSWHLADDLDHSASDSGVNPVLEAQKQQLGPDSDSNPLSDGIVGQILQKARNLPQNMTLGEELGGFEGKVGEKECVEVLELMGEEGLLLGCLYFFEWMGLQEPSLVTPRACSVLFPILGRAGMGEKLVVLFNNLPAKKEFRDVHVYNAAISGLMCSKRYEDAWKVYETMEANNTLPDHVTCSIMITIMRKIGRSAKDAWDFFEKMNRKGVNWSQEVLGALIKSFCDEGLKSEALIIQIEMEKKGISSNAIVYNTLMNAFCNSNQVEEAEGLFAEMKSKGIKPTSPTFNILMDAYSRRMQPEIVEKLLVEMQDVGLEPNVKSYTCLVSAYGRQKNMSDMAADAFLRMKKVGISPTSHSYTALIHAYSVGGWHEKAYIAFENMQREGLKPSIETYTALLDAFRRAGDTEMLMRIWKLMIKEKVQGTKVTFNTLLDGFAKQGHYLEARDVVSEFGNIGLQPTVMTYNMLMNAYARGGQHSKLPQLLKEMEVLNLKPDSVTYSTMIYAYIRVRDFSRAFFYHKKMVKSGQVPDARSYEKLRAILDVKLARKNKKDKSAILGIINSKMGMLKIKKKGKKDEFWKNKKKRYVRADNAVNNTNN, encoded by the exons ATGGCTCTTCTACGCCAACAGCTCCGCCCTCCTCTGCCGCTTCCCTTAATTCACAGTCACACTTCAACCCACCATTTCCCAAAGCCCTGCCTCTTTGTGCTCTCCAAAACCCTAAGACGTTTCTCTCTCTACTCAGCTCCTCCTACTCCCACTTCCAGCTCCTCACCCTCCATTTTCCTTCCATTTCTCcaagacgaagaagaagcagaagaagaagaagaggaccatgaagttgaagatgaagctgaagaagaagaggacccAGATGACCCAATTGTCAGATTCTTCAAGTCTCGGACTTCAACCCAAGACCCACAACGAGAAGGCAAGCTGTCTCTGCAGAAGAACCGCCGCTCTTCTTGGCACTTGGCTGACGATTTAGACCATTCCGCAAGCGATTCCGGCGTCAACCCAGTGCTGGAAGCACAAAAACAACAACTGGGTCCGGATTCCGATTCTAATCCATTATCAGATGGAATTGTTGGACAGATTTTGCAGAAAGCTAGGAACTTGCCGCAGAATATGACACTGGGAGAGGAACTGGGAGGTTTTGAAGGGAAGGTTGGGGAGAAGGAGTGTGTGGAGgttttggagttgatgggtgaggAAGGATTGCTATTGGGTTGCTTGTATTTCTTTGAGTGGATGGGTTTGCAGGAGCCTTCTCTGGTTACTCCTAGGGCTTGTTCAGTTTTGTTTCCTATTTTGGGGAGAGCTGGAATGGGAGAAAAGCTGGTGGTTCTGTTTAACAACTTACCAGCCAAGAAGGAGTTCAGGGATGTGCATGTTTATAATGCTGCAATTTCTGGCCTCATGTGCTCTAAAAG GTATGAAGATGCTTGGAAGGTATATGAGACGATGGAAGCAAATAATACCCTTCCGGATCATGTGACGTGTTCGATAATGATTACTATCATGAGGAAAATTGGTCGCAGTGCAAAAGATGCATGGGACTTCTTTGAAAAAATGAACAGGAAAGGTGTCAATTGGAGTCAGGAAGTTTTGGGTGCTCTTATAAAATCGTTCTGTGATGAGGGGCTGAAGAGTGAAGCCCTTATCATTCAAATTGAAATGGAGAAGAAAGGGATCTCATCAAACGCCATTGTGTATAATACTTTAATGAACGCGTTTTGTAATTCTAACCAAGTTGAAGAAGCTGAAGGTCTTTTTGCTGAGATGAAATCAAAGGGGATTAAACCCACATCTCCCACCTTTAATATTCTGATGGATGCATACAGTAGAAGAATGCAGCCTGAGATTGTTGAGAAGCTTTTGGTAGAAATGCAGGATGTGGGATTGGAGCCAAATGTCAAATCCTATACATGTCTTGTTAGTGCGTATGGGAGGCAGAAGAATATGAGTGACATGGCTGCAGATGCATTTCTGAGGATGAAGAAAGTTGGTATTAGTCCCACTTCACATTCGTATACAGCTCTTATCCATGCATATTCAGTCGGTGGCTGGCATGAGAAAGCTTACATCGCATTTGAGAACATGCAAAGGGAAGGATTAAAACCCTCCATAGAAACATATACTGCTTTGCTGGATGCATTTAGGCGTGCTGGCGACACTGAGATGTTGATGAGAATTTGGAAATTGATGATTAAAGAGAAGGTTCAAGGGACTAAGGTGACATTCAACACTCTTCTTGATGGATTTGCCAAGCAAGGTCATTATCTTGAAGCAAGAGATGTGGTTTCTGAATTTGGCAATATCGGTTTGCAGCCAACAGTGATGACATATAATATGCTGATGAATGCATATGCACGTGGAGGGCAACACTCAAAGTTGCCACAGCTGTTGAAAGAGATGGAAGTTCTCAATTTGAAACCTGACTCTGTAACTTACTCAACTATGATCTATGCCTACATCCGCGTGCGTGATTTCTCAAGAGCATTTTTCTATCACAAGAAGATGGTAAAAAGTGGTCAAGTGCCAGATGCCAGGTCTTATGAGAAGCTTAGGGCAATTTTGGATGTAAAACTTGCAAGAAAGAACAAGAAGGATAAGAGTGCTATTCTGGGTATAATTAATAGCAAGATGGGTATGTTGAAAATTaagaagaagggaaagaaaGATGAGTTctggaagaacaagaagaagcgtTATGTGAGAGCAGATAATGCAGTTAACAATACCAACAACTAA
- the LOC112176271 gene encoding CD2 antigen cytoplasmic tail-binding protein 2, producing the protein MSRSNLKRSFEDDDMAGKPPPAKKVRFPKGKKVKPEDEQARVGGGGDAIGPTPQTDASLAAKERAKRRSSQISELCKDDDASAAEVSYRGLDYENFVEDGVQFEPFNLEKEREEGYFDADGNFVEYVEKNQVKDAWLDSITKAVDPETTKKFAEKNGGGGEGEGDDEVGQDLSSDEIGKIKRRIADVLEPEETVLQALRRLKGNKKEKMSAETKAVFDQLTEDAMVLMMKNGENNVYDEEKEVFEREAQGYESLAKARMGGGKSILEELETDAGTSNSIASIGGGGGGGVADDDAFDMFGDDDEPAVVANAAAPGLENNGGGLGNDYVFDDASGYYYSHSLGYYYDPTTGLYCSAASGLWYSYNEETGAYDEVAHQAPEAAAAAVN; encoded by the coding sequence ATGTCACGCTCCAATCTGAAACGCTCCTTCGAAGACGACGACATGGCCGGAAAGCCTCCGCCGGCGAAGAAGGTTAGATTTCCGAAGGGGAAGAAGGTGAAGCCGGAAGACGAACAAGCCAGAGTCGGTGGCGGTGGCGATGCGATCGGTCCGACGCCGCAGACGGACGCTAGCCTCGCTGCGAAAGAGCGCGCGAAGCGCCGCAGCAGCCAAATCTCCGAGCTCTGCAAGGACGACGACGCCTCCGCCGCGGAGGTCAGTTACCGGGGACTGGACTACGAGAACTTCGTCGAGGACGGCGTTCAGTTTGAGCCGTTTAActtggagaaggagagagaagaaggctATTTTGATGCGGATGGGAATTTTGTGGAGTATGTGGAGAAGAATCAAGTGAAGGATGCTTGGCTTGATAGCATCACCAAAGCTGTTGATCCAGAAACGACGAAGAAATTCGCTGAGAAAAACGGTGGTGGGGGTGAAGGTGAAGGTGATGATGAAGTTGGTCAGGATTTGAGTTCCGATGAGATTGGGAAGATCAAGAGGCGGATTGCGGATGTGCTGGAGCCGGAGGAGACTGTTTTGCAGGCTCTGAGGAGGCTGAAGGGgaacaagaaggagaagatgtCGGCTGAGACGAAGGCGGTGTTTGATCAGTTGACTGAGGATGCTATGGTGTTGATGATGAAGAATGGGGAGAATAATGTGTATGATGAGGAGAAGGAGGTTTTCGAGAGGGAGGCGCAGGGGTATGAGAGTTTGGCTAAGGCGAGAATGGGGGGAGGGAAGTCGATATTGGAGGAGCTCGAAACTGATGCTGGGACGTCGAATTCGATTGCatccattggtggtggtggcggtggtggtgtGGCTGATGATGATGCATTCGATATGTTTGGGGATGATGATGAGCCTGCAGTTGTGGCGAATGCTGCTGCGCCCGGTTTGGAGAATAATGGTGGAGGATTGGGGAATGATTATGTGTTTGATGATGCTTCTGGGTACTATTATAGCCACAGCTTGGGGTACTATTATGATCCAACTACAGGGTTGTATTGCTCAGCTGCTTCGGGGTTGTGGTACTCGTACAATGAGGAGACTGGGGCATATGATGAAGTTGCACACCAGGCACCTGAGGCTGCCGCCGCTGCTGTGAATTGA